A region of Thermococcus barossii DNA encodes the following proteins:
- a CDS encoding metal-dependent hydrolase, whose amino-acid sequence MRGFTHYISGLAAATFFAALVGDLRLGILIPVIAAASAYFPDFVDFKFGKFLARRDYEIDPAPWDEKKHYAPKLVKVSELSEENRYQFFAIEGTVEDILVRGSGKVSYKVLREDGSEETVTEEYNSIVFTLNDGTGKITVEAFGDDYEFFEEEFGKIEEGKEILVFGYVDVDEDGLKLVVSDAPHPQGIADTIARAIEEAYREGERIVKIHNIRLPGDVYRRFLVHLDPPKREVRVEMGPIVTPGGVAIGGDVPEYRKYGVAKVSVPFIKTYPKPTRIDSFSGPEIAFRRAEFRGKTVVKDRFLPWHHGFSHSLTMGMIIGLVVFALFKLIGYEHATELALASMIGQWLHVFEDQLGFMGSNLLPPITKDVVPGFKLGESGSGLTNFSTAWLMIAFMIWNFNRFTDPRPIPMSDAKLLLLLAWPSIVGFAIAIVRSFRLRREISELMDYYTNLEAFEEMEEVGGI is encoded by the coding sequence ATGAGGGGATTCACCCACTACATCTCGGGCCTCGCGGCGGCGACCTTCTTCGCCGCCCTCGTCGGTGATCTAAGGCTGGGCATACTCATTCCGGTCATCGCGGCTGCCTCCGCCTATTTCCCGGACTTCGTGGACTTCAAGTTCGGAAAGTTCCTGGCGAGGAGGGACTACGAGATAGACCCCGCCCCCTGGGACGAGAAGAAGCACTACGCGCCGAAGCTCGTCAAGGTAAGCGAGCTGAGCGAGGAAAACCGCTACCAGTTCTTTGCCATCGAGGGAACGGTGGAGGATATACTCGTCAGGGGCTCCGGGAAGGTCTCCTACAAGGTCCTCCGCGAGGACGGAAGCGAGGAGACCGTCACGGAGGAGTACAATAGCATAGTCTTCACCCTCAACGACGGAACGGGGAAGATAACCGTCGAGGCCTTCGGCGACGACTACGAGTTCTTCGAGGAGGAGTTCGGAAAGATTGAGGAGGGCAAGGAGATACTCGTCTTCGGCTACGTCGATGTCGATGAGGATGGCCTCAAGCTCGTCGTCAGCGATGCCCCCCACCCGCAGGGCATAGCGGACACCATAGCGAGGGCCATCGAGGAGGCCTACCGCGAGGGCGAGAGGATAGTCAAGATACACAACATTCGCCTTCCTGGCGACGTTTACAGGCGCTTTCTGGTTCACCTCGACCCGCCCAAGAGGGAAGTCCGCGTCGAGATGGGGCCGATAGTAACGCCTGGAGGGGTTGCAATAGGCGGTGACGTTCCTGAGTACAGGAAGTACGGCGTGGCCAAGGTGAGCGTGCCCTTCATCAAGACCTACCCCAAGCCCACGAGGATAGACTCCTTCTCGGGCCCGGAGATAGCCTTCAGGAGGGCCGAGTTCAGGGGCAAGACGGTCGTCAAGGACCGCTTCCTTCCCTGGCACCACGGCTTCAGCCACTCCCTCACGATGGGCATGATAATAGGCCTCGTCGTCTTCGCTCTCTTCAAGCTGATCGGCTACGAGCACGCGACGGAGCTGGCACTCGCCTCGATGATCGGCCAGTGGCTCCACGTCTTCGAGGACCAGCTCGGCTTCATGGGGAGCAACCTGCTTCCTCCCATCACGAAGGACGTCGTTCCGGGCTTCAAGCTCGGCGAGAGCGGCAGCGGCCTGACCAACTTCTCAACGGCCTGGCTGATGATAGCCTTCATGATATGGAACTTCAACCGCTTCACCGACCCGAGGCCGATACCGATGAGCGACGCCAAGCTGCTGCTCCTCCTGGCCTGGCCGTCGATAGTAGGCTTTGCCATAGCGATAGTCAGGAGCTTCAGGCTTAGAAGGGAGATCTCCGAGCTCATGGACTACTACACGAACCTCGAAGCCTTTGAGGAGATGGAGGAGGTCGGAGGGATTTAA
- a CDS encoding DNA adenine methylase, producing the protein MAEPILKWAGGKRQILHEIVALMPEDFRNRTFHEPFFGGGAVTFWMEPKRGTINDINPKLINFYVVVRDHIDELIEDAKRHKNEKEYFYKARAEFNEIVRNGFEIPNIRLASLLLYLNKTAFNGLYRENRKGEFNVPFGRYKNPKIVDEERLRKASEVLKKLDIYNDDFTYILRVAKPGDLVYFDPPYHPVSETASFTSYSKEDFSKEDQERLRDVCLELHEKGVYFILSNSYVKPVRELYEGIDGFEILKIYAKRPINSKADRRGEVPEMLVTNVPVELQMGLERAKLLVNNGRSKALMTSKSLVEYLTVAERSV; encoded by the coding sequence ATGGCAGAACCTATCCTTAAGTGGGCCGGGGGAAAGAGACAGATACTCCATGAAATCGTTGCGTTAATGCCAGAGGACTTTAGAAATAGAACGTTCCATGAGCCATTTTTTGGCGGCGGTGCGGTTACTTTCTGGATGGAGCCCAAAAGGGGGACTATAAATGACATAAATCCCAAGCTCATAAACTTCTATGTTGTCGTTAGAGATCATATTGACGAACTAATTGAAGATGCAAAGAGGCACAAAAATGAGAAGGAGTATTTCTACAAGGCTCGTGCGGAGTTCAATGAGATAGTCAGAAACGGATTTGAGATTCCAAATATTAGACTCGCGAGCCTGCTTTTGTACTTGAATAAAACCGCCTTTAATGGCTTATACCGCGAGAACAGGAAAGGCGAGTTCAATGTCCCGTTTGGTAGATACAAAAACCCTAAGATAGTGGACGAAGAACGCCTAAGGAAGGCCAGTGAAGTTCTGAAAAAGCTCGATATTTACAACGATGACTTCACTTATATCCTAAGAGTTGCCAAGCCCGGAGACTTGGTTTATTTTGATCCTCCCTATCACCCGGTTTCAGAAACCGCCAGTTTTACCAGCTATTCGAAGGAAGATTTCAGCAAAGAAGACCAAGAGCGCCTCAGGGACGTCTGCCTTGAGCTCCATGAGAAAGGAGTTTACTTTATCCTAAGCAACTCCTATGTAAAGCCGGTTCGTGAGCTGTATGAGGGAATAGACGGGTTTGAGATACTCAAGATCTACGCAAAGAGGCCAATAAACTCAAAAGCCGATCGCAGGGGTGAAGTCCCTGAAATGCTTGTTACGAATGTTCCAGTAGAATTACAGATGGGGTTAGAGAGGGCAAAGCTTCTTGTCAACAATGGTAGATCAAAGGCTTTGATGACTTCTAAGTCGCTTGTTGAGTATTTAACCGTTGCAGAGCGATCTGTTTAA
- a CDS encoding DUF531 domain-containing protein — MLTLALYNTYDPKKLHEAHLRAIARAGPIAYSYGFHLALVGFPFEGKPLDVAEEISTHTTIGEGGRYLLELAERSRFHLLEFPKRGFPPQFGIPVATTRKPSEEKEITPLELAERALRGESFLLLVGLGRHGLPKEIFKIARYHMDITGKRVSLETCTAIGAIPARISTLMEALRWRTHGKKI; from the coding sequence ATGTTGACGCTGGCGCTTTACAACACGTATGACCCCAAAAAGCTTCACGAGGCCCACTTAAGGGCGATAGCCAGGGCGGGTCCAATAGCGTACTCATACGGCTTCCATCTGGCCCTCGTCGGCTTTCCCTTCGAGGGAAAACCCCTCGACGTTGCTGAGGAGATAAGCACCCACACGACCATAGGTGAGGGAGGCAGGTACCTCCTTGAGCTGGCTGAGAGGAGCCGCTTCCACCTCCTGGAGTTTCCAAAGAGGGGTTTTCCGCCTCAGTTTGGAATCCCCGTGGCAACGACAAGAAAGCCGAGTGAAGAAAAGGAGATAACCCCGCTGGAGCTCGCCGAGAGGGCCCTCCGCGGTGAGAGTTTTCTCCTGCTCGTCGGCCTCGGGAGACACGGTCTCCCGAAGGAAATCTTTAAGATAGCCCGTTATCATATGGATATCACCGGAAAGAGGGTGAGCCTCGAAACGTGCACCGCAATAGGTGCCATACCCGCGAGAATAAGCACCCTCATGGAGGCGCTGAGATGGAGGACTCATGGAAAAAAGATTTAG
- a CDS encoding signal peptidase I: MEDSWKKDLAWVLIALLAVFTLQTGLKVALHTDSPLVIVVSESMEPVFYRGDVVLLKGINEENIDDVHLNDVIVYKRPGYEYPIIHRVRDIKTVELGGKVEKCFVTWGDNNWAPDPDYPTPYGMIPCVPAYAVEDKALLVFPKIGLIPLIIREHLGLG; the protein is encoded by the coding sequence ATGGAGGACTCATGGAAAAAAGATTTAGCCTGGGTACTTATAGCCCTGCTGGCCGTCTTCACCCTTCAGACGGGTCTCAAGGTGGCCCTTCACACGGACTCGCCCCTGGTGATAGTCGTCAGCGAGTCCATGGAACCGGTGTTCTACAGGGGAGACGTCGTCCTGCTCAAGGGCATAAACGAAGAGAACATAGACGACGTTCACCTCAACGACGTCATAGTCTACAAACGCCCCGGTTACGAGTATCCCATCATTCACCGCGTTAGGGATATAAAGACCGTTGAACTGGGGGGTAAGGTGGAGAAGTGTTTCGTAACCTGGGGGGACAACAACTGGGCGCCCGATCCGGATTATCCGACCCCCTACGGGATGATACCCTGCGTCCCGGCCTACGCGGTTGAGGACAAAGCCCTACTCGTCTTCCCGAAGATTGGCCTCATCCCGCTGATAATCAGGGAACACCTCGGCCTGGGATGA
- a CDS encoding class I SAM-dependent methyltransferase: MDELYFLTAREARRLLFSGGSVRLNLDLRKTSRTWEIKREGEDFIFPDGTRVSRDVLERIARDEGSVYFVKNGVYKAAIAGEHFYKLVPTIPPTIEINGIRMHRTKEVNPLQDTRSKVNAVKPKEGETVLDTCMGLGYTAIEASKRGAYVITIEKDPNVIELARINPWSRELFTGGRVQVIQGDAFEVVKKFNDESFDAIIHDPPRFSLAGKLYSEEFYSELFRVLKPGGRLFHYVGNPGKKYRRKDLQRGVMERLRRAGFVGVRRVEEALGVVARKPENKGGKN, from the coding sequence ATGGACGAGCTCTACTTTCTGACAGCGAGGGAGGCGAGAAGGCTTCTCTTCTCCGGGGGGAGCGTCAGGCTCAACCTCGATCTAAGGAAAACCAGCAGGACGTGGGAGATAAAACGGGAAGGAGAGGATTTCATCTTCCCCGACGGAACTAGGGTTTCGCGGGACGTTTTGGAGAGAATCGCGAGGGACGAGGGGAGCGTTTACTTCGTCAAAAACGGCGTCTACAAAGCTGCCATAGCGGGCGAGCACTTCTACAAGCTCGTCCCGACGATTCCGCCGACGATAGAGATAAACGGCATCAGGATGCACAGGACAAAGGAAGTGAATCCCCTCCAGGACACGAGGAGCAAGGTGAACGCGGTAAAGCCAAAGGAAGGGGAAACCGTTCTCGACACCTGCATGGGGCTGGGATACACTGCCATAGAGGCCTCGAAGAGGGGAGCCTACGTCATAACCATAGAGAAGGACCCGAATGTGATTGAGCTTGCCAGAATAAACCCCTGGAGCAGGGAGCTCTTCACCGGCGGGAGGGTGCAGGTGATTCAGGGCGACGCCTTCGAGGTTGTAAAGAAGTTCAACGATGAGAGCTTTGACGCGATAATCCACGACCCGCCGCGCTTTTCCTTAGCGGGCAAGCTCTACTCGGAGGAGTTCTACAGCGAGCTGTTTAGGGTTCTCAAACCTGGCGGAAGGCTGTTCCACTACGTCGGCAACCCCGGGAAGAAGTACCGGAGGAAGGATCTCCAGAGGGGCGTCATGGAGAGGCTGAGGAGGGCGGGCTTCGTCGGGGTTAGAAGGGTGGAGGAAGCGCTCGGCGTCGTGGCGAGAAAACCGGAAAACAAAGGAGGGAAGAATTAA
- a CDS encoding DNA methyltransferase: protein MREVPFEEYLEFIKKHDHVIIENQRIEIGKPIPIKTFQPQNFKLETTTVWNFPERGKWATHHANAKYRGNWAPQVPRNLILQYTKPGDVVLDAFLGSGTTLIECKLLGRHGIGVDINYEALMVAWDRLNFEYDPRKEGQPTLISYLGLKENIEWVEPQIRLYQGDARKLDKIEDGSIDLIATHPPYANIIGYTKRSRSLVKGDLSNVKSIDEFVLEMKKVAEEFYRVLKPGKYAAILMGDTRRYRHYVPIAFRVMKAFLEAGFILKEDIIKVQHHMRGTEPWKTRKRDFYLIAHEHLFVFRKSGEGEKIGKFRESKVV, encoded by the coding sequence ATGAGAGAAGTTCCGTTTGAGGAATATTTGGAATTCATAAAAAAGCATGATCATGTCATTATAGAGAACCAAAGAATAGAGATTGGAAAACCCATTCCAATCAAAACATTTCAGCCTCAGAACTTCAAGCTTGAAACAACGACCGTATGGAACTTTCCAGAGCGTGGAAAATGGGCTACTCATCATGCAAATGCAAAATACAGAGGCAACTGGGCCCCCCAAGTTCCCCGGAACTTAATCCTGCAGTACACAAAACCCGGAGATGTCGTTTTAGATGCATTTTTAGGAAGCGGAACAACGCTGATAGAGTGCAAACTGCTCGGAAGACACGGGATCGGGGTTGACATAAATTATGAGGCTCTAATGGTGGCATGGGATAGATTGAATTTTGAGTATGATCCCCGTAAAGAGGGACAGCCCACGTTGATTTCATACCTTGGACTAAAAGAGAACATTGAGTGGGTGGAGCCTCAAATTCGTCTTTATCAGGGCGATGCAAGGAAATTAGACAAAATTGAAGACGGAAGCATAGACCTAATAGCTACTCATCCACCTTACGCTAATATCATTGGATACACAAAAAGATCACGTTCTCTTGTGAAAGGAGATTTATCCAACGTTAAGTCAATAGATGAGTTTGTTTTAGAAATGAAAAAAGTTGCTGAAGAGTTCTATAGGGTACTAAAACCCGGGAAATATGCGGCTATTTTAATGGGAGACACTAGACGCTACAGACACTATGTTCCAATAGCGTTTAGAGTCATGAAAGCGTTTTTGGAGGCTGGATTCATATTAAAGGAGGATATTATTAAGGTTCAGCATCATATGAGGGGTACAGAACCCTGGAAAACAAGGAAAAGAGACTTCTATCTAATTGCACATGAACATCTGTTTGTATTCAGAAAATCGGGAGAAGGGGAGAAAATCGGAAAGTTCAGGGAAAGTAAAGTGGTCTAG
- the cobO gene encoding cob(I)yrinic acid a,c-diamide adenosyltransferase translates to MPWRDKLGLVHIYTGNGKGKTTAAFGLAVRMLGSGGKVIILQFMKAGDVYGEQKKIAECGAVIESFGLPKFVHGKPEPDDIEAAKKALQRAREVVSSGEWDLVILDEICVALGFGMLDVDDVRELIESKAPHTELVLTGRYCPEELFELADYVTEMREVKHPYQRGILARRGVEF, encoded by the coding sequence ATGCCCTGGAGGGACAAGCTCGGCCTGGTTCATATCTACACCGGAAACGGGAAGGGGAAAACCACCGCGGCCTTCGGCCTCGCCGTGAGGATGCTCGGCTCCGGCGGAAAGGTGATAATCCTCCAGTTCATGAAAGCTGGAGACGTTTACGGTGAGCAGAAGAAGATAGCGGAGTGCGGCGCGGTCATAGAGTCCTTCGGTTTGCCAAAGTTCGTCCACGGGAAGCCGGAGCCGGACGACATAGAGGCGGCCAAAAAAGCTCTTCAGCGCGCGAGGGAGGTTGTCTCAAGCGGCGAGTGGGATCTGGTGATCCTCGACGAAATCTGCGTTGCCCTTGGCTTCGGCATGCTCGACGTTGATGATGTTAGAGAGCTCATCGAGAGCAAAGCCCCTCACACCGAGCTAGTTCTGACCGGCCGCTACTGCCCGGAGGAGCTCTTTGAGCTGGCCGACTACGTGACGGAGATGAGGGAAGTCAAGCATCCCTACCAGAGGGGGATTCTCGCGAGGAGGGGCGTGGAGTTCTGA
- a CDS encoding plasmid mobilization protein produces the protein MFERIIEQLIALKTPATRKLKIPVAGTRAFEVILKSENVPNETTAVELAMNEFAKYSKGDPQVVSDFKKILAREFSGLNSTKLLKKKARALKEIWEIEARTLAAKNKRNKWLSIRVTEEEYEAISKQAQEEGLDISNYIRKRLGLEYKS, from the coding sequence ATGTTTGAAAGGATCATAGAACAGCTCATAGCGTTAAAGACTCCAGCTACCCGTAAGCTAAAAATTCCCGTTGCTGGAACTAGGGCTTTTGAAGTTATACTGAAATCTGAAAATGTTCCAAATGAAACTACTGCCGTTGAACTAGCCATGAATGAATTTGCTAAATATTCCAAAGGGGATCCTCAAGTAGTTTCTGATTTCAAGAAAATTCTTGCTAGGGAATTTTCAGGGTTAAATAGCACCAAACTACTTAAGAAAAAAGCTAGGGCCCTCAAAGAAATATGGGAAATTGAAGCTAGAACGTTAGCTGCCAAAAACAAGCGGAATAAGTGGTTGTCAATCCGCGTTACTGAGGAGGAGTATGAGGCCATTTCTAAGCAGGCACAGGAGGAGGGATTGGACATATCTAACTACATTAGAAAGAGATTGGGTCTTGAGTATAAATCGTGA
- the taw3 gene encoding tRNA(Phe) 7-((3-amino-3-carboxypropyl)-4-demethylwyosine(37)-N(4))-methyltransferase Taw3 — protein MKAKREALVSLFTAMREGKVDEDIIDLLLLINSINGIYTTSSCSGRIGIIEEPDLGAKPLARWLVKVHRPMEFEEARKALKKAREGLIFLKSQPPIFHVVAEDLERAKRLHELGLASGFKYTTFKVVSKRHLVEINATEYLTAPLGRDGRVLVGEEYLRFAVELGNSMLRRSKGRLPRLQENFKKLREELGEDEIFYELAEKYKIEENWKLP, from the coding sequence ATGAAAGCCAAGCGCGAGGCCCTCGTGAGCCTCTTCACGGCGATGAGAGAGGGAAAAGTAGACGAGGACATTATAGACCTCCTCCTTCTCATCAACTCGATCAACGGCATCTACACGACCTCGTCCTGCTCCGGGAGGATCGGCATAATCGAGGAGCCTGACCTCGGGGCGAAGCCTCTCGCGAGGTGGCTGGTCAAGGTTCACAGGCCGATGGAGTTCGAGGAAGCGAGGAAAGCGCTGAAGAAAGCGAGGGAAGGCCTCATCTTCCTCAAGAGCCAGCCCCCGATTTTCCACGTCGTCGCCGAGGACCTGGAGAGGGCGAAGAGACTGCACGAGCTCGGCCTCGCGAGCGGCTTCAAGTACACCACCTTCAAGGTCGTCTCGAAGCGCCACCTCGTGGAGATAAACGCCACCGAGTACCTCACGGCCCCGCTCGGCAGGGACGGGAGAGTACTGGTAGGCGAAGAATACCTCCGCTTCGCGGTTGAGCTCGGAAACAGCATGCTGCGCAGGAGCAAGGGGAGGTTACCGAGGCTCCAGGAGAACTTCAAAAAGTTGAGGGAAGAGCTCGGAGAGGATGAGATTTTCTACGAACTGGCCGAGAAGTACAAAATAGAGGAGAACTGGAAGCTACCCTAG
- a CDS encoding lipoate--protein ligase family protein — protein MRFIPLIVARPEVQMAIDEAIMRARIEGKVPDTVRLYAFSPSSVTIGRFQSVVHDVNLGEARKLGIPVVRRITGGGSVFHDEFGEITYSAVVGEDLHPMLRNVESSYRYLAGPLVDALRELGLDAGFAGLNDIVASGKKISGSAQTRRKGVILQHGTFMYATRVEVLAKVLRVSKAKLSDKGVSSIWERVTTLEREGIKLNRWEAYELLKDRFFAAFEPEEGGLTDYELELAEKLVEEKYGSPEWNESR, from the coding sequence ATGAGGTTCATTCCGCTCATAGTTGCCCGACCTGAGGTTCAGATGGCGATAGACGAGGCAATAATGCGCGCGAGGATTGAGGGCAAGGTCCCCGACACGGTGAGGCTCTACGCCTTCTCGCCGAGCTCAGTGACAATCGGGAGATTCCAGAGCGTCGTCCACGACGTCAACCTGGGGGAGGCGAGGAAGCTCGGTATTCCCGTCGTCCGCAGGATAACCGGCGGCGGTTCGGTGTTCCACGACGAGTTCGGCGAGATAACGTACTCGGCAGTCGTTGGAGAAGACCTCCACCCCATGCTCAGGAACGTCGAGAGCAGCTACCGCTACTTAGCCGGCCCGCTGGTAGATGCCCTGAGAGAGCTTGGCCTTGATGCCGGCTTTGCCGGCCTTAACGACATCGTCGCCAGCGGGAAAAAGATAAGTGGCTCGGCCCAGACGAGGAGGAAGGGGGTTATACTCCAGCACGGCACCTTCATGTACGCGACGCGCGTTGAAGTCCTCGCGAAGGTTCTGAGGGTCTCGAAGGCGAAACTTTCCGATAAAGGGGTTTCAAGCATCTGGGAGCGCGTCACAACCCTTGAGCGCGAGGGGATAAAGCTGAACCGCTGGGAGGCCTACGAGCTTCTGAAGGACAGGTTCTTTGCCGCGTTCGAGCCGGAAGAAGGGGGGCTGACGGACTACGAGCTCGAACTGGCGGAAAAGCTGGTGGAGGAGAAATACGGGAGTCCTGAATGGAACGAGAGCCGCTGA
- a CDS encoding tetratricopeptide repeat protein translates to MTTREEIELLVERRYYEEALSKVHKLNDPLDQIEVLTDIAVAIYEHGGPQEWIPSIIEDAMYIAKKLKDPANKAVAYSTIASSLARMEYEEDAMDFFNRAIDETDGIKSPIEKGVVLSELAYHLALAGRPDTALELFNIAFDTIIGAEIGYNLKVDGIIRIGELLEKAGDTLPSNKALDFYRMAFDIFDKLHVNQRAAIVEKKIELAQTVYDVGLPAIRRALLEGRNHYALALIEKKYAGVVRLIGELEVALWMKRVNNIEYLDIVDKAFEHCESPRFTEANVQKIARLLTELGSLKRALEFAREIKDVRKRSDALRAIALELARRKEFEEAREIVRSIPDPRIKTEALTEIIAIEEASEGI, encoded by the coding sequence ATGACGACGCGAGAGGAGATAGAACTACTAGTGGAGAGGAGATACTACGAGGAGGCTCTGTCCAAAGTTCACAAGCTGAACGACCCCCTCGACCAGATAGAGGTTCTCACGGACATAGCCGTTGCCATATACGAGCACGGCGGACCACAGGAGTGGATTCCGAGCATAATAGAGGACGCGATGTACATAGCCAAGAAGCTCAAGGACCCCGCCAACAAGGCTGTGGCCTACTCGACGATAGCTTCCTCCCTCGCGAGAATGGAGTACGAAGAGGACGCGATGGACTTCTTCAACAGGGCCATAGACGAGACGGATGGCATAAAAAGCCCCATAGAGAAGGGAGTGGTTCTCTCGGAGCTGGCCTATCACCTGGCCCTCGCCGGTCGTCCCGACACGGCCCTCGAACTGTTCAACATAGCCTTCGATACCATAATAGGAGCCGAGATAGGCTACAACCTCAAGGTGGACGGCATAATAAGAATAGGAGAGCTCCTTGAGAAGGCTGGCGACACGCTACCCTCAAACAAGGCCCTCGACTTTTATAGGATGGCATTCGATATATTCGACAAGCTTCACGTCAACCAGCGCGCGGCCATAGTCGAGAAGAAGATAGAGCTGGCCCAGACCGTTTATGACGTCGGCCTTCCGGCCATACGGCGGGCCCTCCTCGAAGGGAGGAACCACTACGCCCTAGCCCTCATAGAGAAGAAATACGCAGGCGTTGTGAGGCTCATCGGGGAGCTGGAGGTCGCCCTCTGGATGAAGAGGGTTAACAACATAGAGTACCTGGACATAGTGGACAAGGCCTTTGAACACTGCGAGAGTCCGCGCTTCACTGAGGCTAACGTTCAGAAGATAGCCCGGCTTCTGACCGAACTTGGGAGCCTAAAGAGGGCACTCGAATTCGCGAGGGAGATAAAGGACGTCCGCAAGAGGAGCGATGCGCTCAGGGCAATAGCCCTGGAGCTGGCGAGGAGGAAAGAATTCGAGGAAGCCAGAGAAATCGTGAGAAGCATACCAGACCCCAGAATAAAGACCGAGGCGCTGACGGAGATAATAGCCATAGAGGAGGCCAGTGAGGGGATATGA
- a CDS encoding dipeptidase translates to MIFDAHSDLPTFVYDERANGRNRVLEENFERFFAPGIGARVMAIWTRPDRRSNATVYGLEVLNAFIRDVEESERFELVTTVDGMKRTIEGGRVALWLGLEGGEPIGESIHLLEVFHLLGLRVLTLTWSLRNAIGDGVFERTGGGLTNFGVEVVGKAEELGIMMDLSHINEAGFWDALEVTSFPVIASHSNARKLCDHPRNLTDEQLKVIAERDGVVGAVAIPSFVHREKPTLERYVEHIAYMVDLVGYKHVGLGFDFVYYLPGWSGRSVEGFEDESRIPALVERLGENFSEKEVEAITFKNFERVFERVVG, encoded by the coding sequence ATGATATTCGACGCCCATTCAGACCTCCCAACCTTCGTTTACGATGAGAGGGCCAACGGGAGGAACCGCGTTCTGGAGGAGAACTTCGAGCGCTTCTTCGCCCCGGGAATAGGGGCGCGAGTCATGGCGATATGGACGAGGCCAGACAGGAGGAGCAACGCGACCGTCTACGGACTGGAGGTTCTGAACGCCTTCATCAGGGACGTCGAGGAGAGCGAGCGCTTCGAACTCGTGACAACCGTTGACGGCATGAAAAGAACCATCGAGGGAGGAAGGGTCGCCCTATGGCTCGGCCTTGAGGGTGGGGAGCCGATAGGGGAGAGTATACACCTCCTTGAGGTCTTTCACCTCCTTGGACTGAGGGTTCTGACGCTCACATGGAGCCTGAGGAACGCGATAGGCGACGGGGTCTTCGAGAGAACCGGAGGAGGGCTTACCAACTTCGGAGTCGAGGTCGTCGGAAAGGCCGAGGAGCTTGGCATAATGATGGACCTGAGCCACATAAACGAGGCCGGCTTCTGGGACGCGCTGGAGGTCACCTCCTTCCCAGTGATTGCCTCGCACTCCAACGCGAGGAAGCTCTGCGACCACCCGAGGAACCTGACGGATGAGCAGCTGAAGGTGATAGCGGAGAGGGACGGCGTCGTTGGAGCGGTCGCGATACCGAGCTTCGTTCACAGAGAAAAGCCCACGCTGGAAAGGTACGTGGAGCACATAGCCTACATGGTCGACCTGGTTGGCTATAAGCACGTCGGCCTCGGATTTGACTTCGTCTACTACCTTCCCGGCTGGAGTGGAAGGAGCGTCGAGGGCTTTGAGGACGAATCCAGGATTCCCGCGCTCGTCGAGAGGCTGGGAGAGAACTTCAGCGAAAAAGAGGTCGAGGCTATAACCTTCAAAAACTTCGAGCGCGTTTTTGAGAGGGTCGTGGGTTAG